Genomic DNA from Colius striatus isolate bColStr4 chromosome 7, bColStr4.1.hap1, whole genome shotgun sequence:
TAAGAAGTTGAACATGCTTCTTTCAGCCAGTTCCTTTGACTCTTCAAATTTTTCTACTGCTTGTTTAACTTCTTCATCTGGTATCTTTCCATAACGTTTCTTTTTGTAATCATAATCCAAACGGCGTCCTTCTAGTTTCTTCAAGTGAtgctaaaataagaaaatacatgTATGAGAAGGTCCAAATGGGACATGCCCAAACACACTTTGATTGTGAAATTTCAGTTATGGATGCAAATATATGcacaattaaagaaatacaaagctCAGAGATTATCCAGCCCATCCCTTTGATCTAAAGGAGCATCAGGTAAGTCTAGGAATACAGATGAATGAAATTTTAAACAAACCTGTCAACACCTGAGGAACTGCCTATGTTGACTGGGTCAGCTTAGCCATCCAAGTCAAGGACTTCAATAAATGTGCAACACGTCAGATTGACTAAACATGAAGCAGGATCCAATCTGAATATGTGTGTGTCCCCATATCCTACATTTAATTCAATTTTATCTCTTGAACTGTTTGCAATATGACAGCTAAAAGGCAAAGGGTTATTTTCCCTTCTCATTCCATAAGCAGTGCTCCAGCaaatcttttattctttctttcttaggTGTCAGCTTGACACTTCTCTCTGCTACAACTACACAAAGTTTTTCTGTTGGCAAAAATCATTAGAGTGCCAAACATAAAGAATGGACTCAAAGTGACAGTACAAAATGCTCATTACAGCTAATGtcaaacaatttcttttcatcAGTTCAGAAGTAGTACAACTGAAAGCAGTTATGTATCACAGGAGACAGCTACAGACATCAAGATATTACTACTATATTTTTGCTATGTTTTCCACATCTATTTATGTGTAAACAAAGAAACTTTCATTTCTGCATTTCCTTGGGATTTTAACTCACCAAGCCTATTGGAATCATGACAGATAGAGACTGCCTGGCTTTCTTTGAATTGACACTTTGtaaacagcagcactgaaaaaattGACTATCTAagttaaaaatgtgtttctcaGCTTCCCATATTTTTCCTACAGTGGAATATGGCACTTCAGCACTTTATAGCACTTTTCAGATCATTCTGTGATTGCCCTGAATAGCCTCTTTTAATAGTTATATTCATCCATCATTATAAACAGCTTTAGGTTGACAGAGAAAGCAGGATAGGTTAAGCAGTCATGGCAAATCACAGCCCACTCACATGTTCATAAGAACTATTAAAAATGCCTGTTAAAATGAAAttgcagagaaataaagaatatCATTTTCTTTACTTTGGTGTACTATAGGTTCAAGCAATAGAGCAAACTGAGTACATTAGGGAAGTGAGACACAGCCAGCCATTGATTTTAAGCAGATTTCATCACTGTTTTCCCAGAGAGATAAACTTAAATGCAGCAAAATTTATTTATCTTATtgctttcaagaaaaatatctcAAGTAACTAAAGTTTGATTGACTCTGATTGTTGATAAGTGAAGCTTTACCTTGGAAAACTTACCCCAATCTCTTTTAAATCTTTGTCTTGCAATAACTGTAGAGGATCAATAAAATTTTGTTTGACATTAATATCAAGTGAGTCCTTCACTTCTGCCATTTGCTTCATGCTCTCACCAGCATCAAGTAGTGCAAGACCTATGGTAAAGAATAAGCTACTTTTATCTCAATAtaagtaaaaccagaaaatatgtCTTATGAACAGCTATTTAAAACAGGTCTCTGTATCTGCTGCAGGTAGATAAAGAAAATACCAGGTAgctggtaaaaaaaataatgcaattgCTTGTCCCTCCAGAAAACTGGAACTGGCAAATTGTTGTTCAGAAGTatactttgttttttccctgaagGGCATCATTTTCCCTACTGTATTTGCATAGGTTACAAACCTTCTCTGCTTTGAGAGCTGCAAACCAAGCTGATTAACTTGTACAACTTCAGTGATATTATTAAATACTCAAAAAGTGAGTAACTttttaatcacaaaatcacatttTACAGCTTCTTTACACACAGcatgcttttttccccaaacctcCTTTTGGTCAAAATTGTTGTTGCTTCTTTCAAACCACCTATTTAGCATAGCTATATACTTTACCAAGCACATATCAGCAGGCAAAACCTTCCCCTTTCCTAGTTTTGTTTAGAATCCCCATAGCTTTTGCAAGAACAAATACATCCAGTTCACAGATGAGTTTTGCCACGTCACTTTCAGCACCCTTTTTCCCCTATGCAGCACCTACTTAAACTCCAGTGCAAGGATCCTAAGCCAACATAGCTGTTCTTATTTTAAGACAACCACTGTGTGTAAAATTGCAGATATTAACATAAGAAAGCCAGATGGTTCTGTATTGCCTTCTGCACACAGTCCCCTACCACTCCCTCCTAGCCCTATTCCCCTCTCTTTCTCTAGTCCAGGATTCTCCTTTTCTGATGTATTTCTACCCTGGTTCTATCTTTGTACCAGCCATATCAAAAAAACTACCCACTGAataggctgtgtgacattgcttCAAATTCAGTCCAGTCAAGCCCACACACTATGCATGCTCAGCAAACAGGGCCTCCATCAAGATTCTGGCTGTGAAATACCAGTATATCTTGAGAGGAAATAAGTAAGATTTGGTTTACCAAAGAAACGTAGCATGGCCAAGCTAGAGTTCATGttcatgaaaacaagaaaatgcacATCTAAGAAGCATTGCTCCAGAGCACACAAATACCAGATCAttactaaaagaaaaatcacccaaacctactgtttctttttttctatgagaAATTTTTCCCTTATTTTACTTCTCAAATATAGGGTAatgatgtttattttaatgctaaaagaaataaagtgcATCTAAAAACACCTCAAAATTATTCAGTTTTGGCAATTGATAAACTAAAGTGGTTATGGTAATAATATGAATAATCAGAAAACATCAGCCATAGTGTATCCAATCCACCTGCAATAGAGGTGGACAAATATGCAGCAGCATTGTGGTTTGTTAATTCTACCAATCACCTCCTGATCATTGTAATTAACTTTCCCTCTTACCTGCAGTGGATATTTACATAGGTCCTGTCACTGAGTAATATTCTGCAAAGAACTTTATGGTGAAATATTCACAGAGGAGATACACAAACTCACCAAACATAGAATCATCGCCAAGCTCTCTGCCATACCGTATCATGCAGTCTCCTAGGAGTCCCTCTGTCTGGGGATAGCCTGTGGTTTTAACTTGTCCTCTGATCTTTGACATAGTGTTCAGCATTCCCAGCTTGGCTCTGTATGCTAAGGACataagaaaagaacaaaacattataaaaacactttttaaacaacaaaTAGTTTAACAAGCAACGTCACAAAGCAAGTCACTAAGCTGGTCTGTAGACTCTTTTTTGTTGTCAGTACTTCACAGCCAAAAGCTGAAACAAGATTCTATTCAACAATACAGGTCATATGAAACTGGTTTTTATTCCCAACTGAAGGAGCATCATTTCTCCAGGCAGTGTAGTGGGAGTGTTTGTTATCTTCTATGGATACTCACCAGTACTCACATTCCTTTTAGCACTCACCAATACTCACATTCCTTTTAGCAATCACCAATACTCACATTCCTTTTAGCACTCCCGCTTCTGAACACCTTGATGAGAAGTATTGCAAAAACCAAATGCACGGCCAAAGCCAACTTCGtgctctctctttccctttcatgCTTGTGAGAACTTTGCAGGACTGCCCCTTCCCGCCTCCACCCCCccctatttttttcatttcaataatCAAGAGAGTAGAAATCTATTCTGCAGGATGGCCTGGTACATACATATTAATTTATTGTTATCTTGCATGTATCATCACAAAAACATGTGTTTATTCTTGGAGAGTTTTTCCAGCCTACTTGTTAAGTTTATCACTCAACATCTTTTTCAACACAGCAGTGGCCATGGGCAGGGCATTCTGGAAGAATGTGGACCATGGTGACTAGCTTTATCTTGAAAATGCCACGTGAGTCTTGGTAAAGGACTGAACCCTACCATCCTTATGTAGGCATAACCCACTAAACTTCCTTCAGGGTTATGCATCTCATAAGGTACCCACAAGAGACAGCTGTCTCTGAAGTCACAAGTGTAGCTGACTCAATAGGAATTCAGACAGATAGTTCTCAAAAAGTGAAAGTTCTTCCAACAGCTGGTTTGGACAGTGAATTGAACAGATGAACTTTGTGACTGACTACAAATGTAAAGGTATCTCGTTCTTGTTTCTcaaagacagattttaaaaacttctaTTAACTGATGATCCAAAATCCACTGTGACCTAGCAGTGTCCAGAAAATGCAAAACCACATTCAAATACCAGTTTGTTGCCGctactggcaacatcaccaggctgcccacacagatcactcagcccagccccgctgaggggacaagatcactgcatactcagcatggatgatgctttattccaactaattgtttacaccatgtgcttttatctgctaacacaagcacctcctttcactccatcctgttcctgcctcttctgtaccctccatcTGTCGcgttacaacctgagatcttccaACCAGTTAAGCAAGTAACAGCCCTTCTCCCCATGGCTGCATAACCCCAGTACCTTCGATGTCAGCAGCCTATGAGTGAAACTCAACAGCTTTTTATACctctgctgaaaacaaacaattaCCATTTTCTTCACTTTAGGGATTCATATTCCACTTCAAGAAGTCCAGTACAAATATGAACACACATGTCGTACCAACAGGCCCAAGATGTCCAGGACGTGTCATGCATATACAGCTTACACATATCCAGCTTACACATGTGTGCTGCAAGTTGAATGCATCCCAGAATAGACCACGTATCAACTTTACAGTTGTTCATTGCACAGAGAGGTAAAGTCCTCTAGGACACTCAGATGCATCACAACGATGACCTACTTAGCTTTTATCTACATAGGATGAATTGCCAAGTAAGAACACAATGTTCAGCAAAATGCAGCACCTATTGTTCCTGTCTTACCTGGATTTGGCTGGAGATACTCCGTGGATTTGGATAGGAGCTCCGTTACAGCTTTATTGGTAATATCAATTTTCTGAAAAAGTTGAGTAAGAGTTAGCAGAGAGCAAATTGATCACTTCACTACTCATTATATACTAATCCAGttgaattttcatttaaaagtttatttaaagTAAAGCAAATGTCTTAGCTTAAAACAAGCAGCTGTGTCATGGTTATGACAGGATTTTACCAAAACCACATTAATTGGCAGGTAGTACTGGAAGGAGAGAAGGTTTATCTCAAAACATGGTCTTGCCTTTCTAGCCCATCAGTCTTGATTACTGCTTACACATCCTGAACTACCATTTCTCCTGACAGTTCAATAGTTGTTACTAAGACTGCTTTTCTCCACAGGACAAAAAGACTGAACATATCCCTCATAATTTTGAAGCCAGGACCACGTAAAGCAGTAGTTTGCACTGTCTTCCCATTTCAGAGTTTCTaaactgctctgaaaaaaacctaTCTTAGTCCTGGTTtgttcctcctttcctcccttaAGGCCTGCACACTGTTTTTCCCTTTATAATGcataaaaaggaagaacaatTATTCTGTAGCCAAAGAAACCGAAACCTAAAAACCTGTTTAGATCACAAACCCAAAAGTgcacactggaaaaaaacaactcatctaagactttttttttccttcaatctGCCAAGAAGAAAAGCCGTGACCTAGGTCTActataaatgttaaaaaatacacagaaggaCGGAGGCAATAAAAGGAGCACATAAAAGCTGAAAGAGCAGAAACTGGCAGTAGCATTGCTTAACTTCTACCACCAATAAGTAGATAGCAAACACCTCAACTTTCACAGCAATTCATGTAAATTTTCAAAGATGGATTTAAACTAAGAAATATAATTCTGTATCATGAAAAAACTTGACCCTAGCAGTTAGACTTTTATCATGAATAAGATCAGATGGGAAGGCTTCGTGATATTTACACTCACTAAACACTGAAGACTGGAGACAGAAATCTTCAACacagacagaagagaaaggCCCCTCCTGATGCTCTGCACTATTCTTGGAGCAGTTTCTCTTCACTGTCAAGAGGGGTCAGTGAAATCTGCTTCCTCTGCTCAGAGAGGCTTTGTGAATCTCTCTTCTCCCTTGTCTGAGCTGACAAGGCTTGAGGATAaatttgcacttgtccttatatATTTCTGTTCAGAAGCACACGGTGGGGCTTTCTCCTCCAGGTAAATCTATAGTACTATTCTACGACCTGaaagtgaaacatttttgaTTCTGCAATAGCTTAACATCGAAAAACATAACGTTACTTTCCTTACCCTTTCCATCTCTTGAAACTCTTCATCTAACTTTGTTCCTTCTGCTCCACTTATTTTTTCACTGAACAACTGTAAAGACATAAATTCAACGAAAAAAATTAGCATTATTATTCATTTACTGAATAAATACCTCAGAGTCACGAGAACTCATGGCAAACTAGAAAATAGGCAGCAACCATTGGAGGCAACTGTGCAAGAAAAGAGCAACCTTAAGTCTTGGAAGGGAAGCACTCATTTCAAGGGAGACAAAGATACCTGATATAAATTTTCAacagtcaaaaaaaaagagatttttcacGTTTAAACAGTTTGCACTCTAAAGCCATGATCCATACTGCAGACTTCAGGCATAGTCTGACTGCACGTGAATCCAGAGTAACCCTTTCAAATATACCTTTCAGCCTCAGAGGACCTTTTGGTCATGTTTCCCATTAGGTGCAGGAATACAACTCCCACTCCTGCTGCAGAGTTGTGTGCAGTTCTGTGGAAGGAAGAGACTCATGAAAAACACTGCCCTGTGACCCACCTGTGTGACTGAGCACCTTTTTGAGGCTGAAAACAAAAACGCCACCTTCTTCAAAATGCCACACATTCTTCGAAACTCAAAGCACCAGTTTTAAACAGAGGATTTCGGTAAGCCTTCCTAAGATGGCTTAAACCTTATCCAATTTTTTGTCTGAAGTCCAGGCTGCTAAGACCTGAGTTTGGTCCTCACTGAGTAAATCATGGCTAGGAATCAGCTGTTCGAGCAGAACTCTGCTGCGCCCTGCAGTGAATGGTACCTGGACTGAACagcatgaaaagaaaaccagatcCTCACCCAGCCTTTGAAAGCATCACTCCCCCAGTCAGCAATGGTTTAACACGTTCAACAAACATTAAACATACACTCTTGGGATAATGCCTGAAAAAATACTACACATTTCACTGTTTTAATGGACTTTCACCACTGAATCTGAAATGGTGTCATGTAAAATCCAGGCCTAGCTCACTGATCAGTGGTATACTCCCAACCTGCCCCAAATCAAGGGTTTTGTTTGTCCTTATCTCACAGAATTAAAAGGGCCTTGGAGACTTGCATCATCTGAAAATGGGTCACAGCTCTTTGTAGTACAATGGTTCCCTCTTCTCAGCCACACAGGTGTGGAGGGATCACATTGCCTCACCAAAGGCAGGCAatttgctgctgagctgggagctCAGCAGTGGCTGACCTTGCATCAATATCACTGCTCCCATGCAGCCAAAGAACAGCTCTGCGTAAGGCAAAACAGGAGTTCCAAGAGAGCCGTACTGCTAATTATTTCTACTGGCTTTACAGGAGGACTCCCAATCTTTATGCTTAGCATGCCAAGCAGCCTACAAATTCAACATTATTTCTATCCCAGAGCACTGATGGAAAAAGAcataaaagcagataaaacagaGCTGGAGAAGCCCAAGTACCGGTGAGTTCCTGCAAGCCATCACCTTGCTGCTGCAAGACATCACAGCAGAGAAACAACCCGAGGCCACACATAGAGAGGGACACAGCCCAGGTCTCTGTAGATACATCTGTGGAATCCTTGAGCACAGATGGAGAAAGGTGCATGAAAAGCAGTCTATCAGATGTTGTGCAGCTTCTTTACATTGGCAGCTTCTGTACCCTTTCTGTGCAATGTTAATTCCTAAAATAATTGATGCCATTTTTTACAGCCTCACacatgttttccttctccaccAGGCAATAAACAGATCTGTGGTTTCCAGAAATCTCTCATGGTGATCCCTTTTCAAAAGCTGAGTGCCGTAGGGGACTCATCCTTCTCAGGCTGAAGCTGCAAAATCCACATTCAGTAGCAACCCATCACAAATAATCCAGTTACGTGTTGGCAAAGAATAAATACAATGAAGTAACACGATTGCTCAACTGTGAAAGCATAATTAATAACAAATTACTGCACCAAATGACTAAAATAACAGTGTCCCACGCGTAGACAGAATAGATCTGGATGTTATAACAAGAAGAATAAGTGGATGAGCAAAAAGTTTGCACACTGTCAGTAatgtcagagagaaaaaaacctccactgGCTCATTGGAAGGCTGACAAAGATAgtctgaaaaatgcagtttctcaAACAGCCTGGAAGTTGCTGTTTTcagtaaataaatgttttagaGCATTGTAGCAGGGCACTCTGCCTAGGGAAAAGATAAAAGATGAAGGTCAGGCTGTTTTTTAGT
This window encodes:
- the SH3GL3 gene encoding endophilin-A3 isoform X2, yielding MSVAGLKKQFHKASQLFSEKISGAEGTKLDEEFQEMERKIDITNKAVTELLSKSTEYLQPNPAYRAKLGMLNTMSKIRGQVKTTGYPQTEGLLGDCMIRYGRELGDDSMFGLALLDAGESMKQMAEVKDSLDINVKQNFIDPLQLLQDKDLKEIGHHLKKLEGRRLDYDYKKKRYGKIPDEEVKQAVEKFEESKELAERSMFNFLENDVEQVSQLAVFVEAALDYHKQSTEILEDLQSKLQNRINVASSRPKREFKPKPVTTTTLEIGDNQQHNGIAYSSSIKSSGSSMHMDQPCCQALYDFEPENEGELGFKEGDIITLTNQIDENWYEGMLNGESGFFPINYVEVMVPLPQ
- the SH3GL3 gene encoding endophilin-A3 isoform X3, which encodes MERKIDITNKAVTELLSKSTEYLQPNPAYRAKLGMLNTMSKIRGQVKTTGYPQTEGLLGDCMIRYGRELGDDSMFGLALLDAGESMKQMAEVKDSLDINVKQNFIDPLQLLQDKDLKEIGHHLKKLEGRRLDYDYKKKRYGKIPDEEVKQAVEKFEESKELAERSMFNFLENDVEQVSQLAVFVEAALDYHKQSTEILEDLQSKLQNRINVASSRPKREFKPKPVTTTTLEIGDNQQHNGIAYSSSIKSSGSSMHMDQPCCQALYDFEPENEGELGFKEGDIITLTNQIDENWYEGMLNGESGFFPINYVEVMVPLPQ
- the SH3GL3 gene encoding endophilin-A3 isoform X1, with the translated sequence MQEVHVWGHPQIPSSQLFSEKISGAEGTKLDEEFQEMERKIDITNKAVTELLSKSTEYLQPNPAYRAKLGMLNTMSKIRGQVKTTGYPQTEGLLGDCMIRYGRELGDDSMFGLALLDAGESMKQMAEVKDSLDINVKQNFIDPLQLLQDKDLKEIGHHLKKLEGRRLDYDYKKKRYGKIPDEEVKQAVEKFEESKELAERSMFNFLENDVEQVSQLAVFVEAALDYHKQSTEILEDLQSKLQNRINVASSRPKREFKPKPVTTTTLEIGDNQQHNGIAYSSSIKSSGSSMHMDQPCCQALYDFEPENEGELGFKEGDIITLTNQIDENWYEGMLNGESGFFPINYVEVMVPLPQ